From the Nonlabens marinus S1-08 genome, one window contains:
- a CDS encoding beta-ketoacyl synthase N-terminal-like domain-containing protein, which produces MKNPIYIHDAALISPLGSRGFGVNQPMFCTHQGTPVGRIDTDSENALQGLKNESSQYQKLDRSTLLAILAARQLKLESKEVAVNIGSSRGATGIWEDFHAEFVKTGKVPVPTSPLTTLGNLSSWVAQDLGTQSTAFSHSITCATAAHSILNAIAWLESGMATTFIAGGTEAPLTDFTIEQMKALRIYSQEKGEYKCRALDLDKKSNTMVLGEAAACFLLSKKSSANGIKISGYGTAIESLQSATSMSADGLGFQKSMRAAIENLNPESIDAIVTHAPGTILGDSSEVNAIRAVFGEKLPELLNNKWQIGHSLGASAAVNICVAIDLLSGKTPAAIPYLKTGPLNDRHQNRLPSRVLVNASGFGGNCVTLLLEKQVE; this is translated from the coding sequence TTGAAAAACCCCATTTACATACATGATGCAGCGCTGATTTCGCCTTTAGGAAGTCGCGGGTTTGGCGTCAATCAACCTATGTTTTGCACCCATCAGGGAACCCCAGTAGGACGCATTGACACCGATTCAGAAAACGCCTTGCAAGGGTTGAAAAATGAAAGTTCCCAGTATCAAAAACTAGATAGATCCACTTTGCTTGCTATTCTAGCAGCACGCCAATTGAAATTGGAAAGTAAAGAAGTTGCTGTTAATATAGGCTCCAGTCGCGGTGCGACAGGGATTTGGGAAGACTTCCATGCAGAGTTTGTTAAAACAGGAAAGGTTCCCGTGCCTACCTCGCCATTGACTACATTAGGAAATTTAAGCAGTTGGGTGGCACAAGATTTAGGCACTCAATCTACTGCATTCTCTCATTCTATTACCTGCGCTACTGCTGCGCACTCGATATTAAATGCCATTGCTTGGTTAGAAAGCGGTATGGCTACAACATTTATTGCTGGTGGTACGGAAGCACCATTAACAGATTTCACCATCGAGCAAATGAAAGCCTTGCGCATTTACTCCCAAGAAAAAGGGGAGTATAAGTGCCGAGCTTTAGATCTTGACAAGAAATCTAACACCATGGTGTTAGGAGAAGCCGCAGCTTGTTTCCTTCTTTCAAAAAAATCATCCGCTAACGGAATTAAAATTTCTGGATATGGCACGGCTATAGAATCACTTCAATCGGCAACATCCATGAGTGCTGATGGTTTAGGTTTTCAAAAATCCATGAGAGCTGCGATTGAGAACCTAAATCCAGAATCTATTGATGCCATTGTCACTCACGCGCCAGGAACTATTTTAGGCGACAGCTCTGAAGTCAACGCTATTCGTGCAGTATTCGGAGAAAAACTTCCTGAATTACTGAACAACAAATGGCAAATAGGACATTCCTTGGGTGCTAGTGCCGCAGTAAATATATGTGTGGCGATAGATCTGCTATCAGGCAAGACTCCTGCTGCTATCCCTTATTTGAAAACTGGCCCCCTAAACGATAGACATCAGAACAGGCTCCCAAGTCGCGTCTTAGTCAATGCTAGCGGCTTTGGAGGCAACTGTGTAACTTTGCTATTAGAAAAACAGGTAGAATAA
- the bioA gene encoding adenosylmethionine--8-amino-7-oxononanoate transaminase, which yields MIASELLKKDAQHIWHPLTQHKTALPPLAISHAQGNYLYDHEGNKYFDAISSWYTCSYGHVNPALTQALKDQVDQLHHVVFAGMTHEPAVRLSEKLLSILPDNQEKLFFSENGSTSVEIALKMAFQYHFNRGEKRLAVVALEGGFHGDTFGAMSASGLSVYNGPFEELLIEVIRIPAPTSENMEIVLQQVEQLIAENDIASFIYEPLVQGAAAMQMNDASGLCRLIRRFRESGILSIADEVMTGFGKTGSHFASSQIQNRPDIICLSKALTGGIMPMAITSCTQEVYDAFLHDENSRGFFHGHTYSGSPLGCAVAAAGIDLLVSENIQEGIKHISLSHAGFLDQLKQHPAVGDVRHCGVILAFDLAAEMQRYGNERNLIFQWFWKRGVFLRPLGKTIYLVPPFTTTAEELKFLYDTILEFLDSRAV from the coding sequence ATGATTGCCAGCGAGTTATTAAAGAAAGATGCGCAGCACATTTGGCATCCGTTGACTCAACATAAAACGGCATTGCCGCCGCTGGCTATTTCTCATGCTCAGGGTAACTATTTGTACGATCATGAGGGCAACAAATACTTTGACGCGATTTCCAGCTGGTACACTTGCAGTTATGGACATGTGAATCCTGCATTGACTCAGGCATTAAAAGATCAAGTGGATCAATTGCACCATGTGGTGTTTGCTGGCATGACTCACGAGCCTGCCGTACGATTGTCAGAGAAATTGCTCAGCATACTTCCAGATAATCAGGAGAAGCTGTTTTTTTCTGAAAATGGATCGACCAGTGTAGAAATCGCTTTAAAAATGGCGTTTCAGTACCATTTCAATCGTGGAGAAAAGCGACTTGCTGTGGTAGCGTTGGAAGGTGGTTTCCACGGCGATACCTTCGGTGCGATGAGCGCCTCTGGATTGTCCGTTTATAACGGCCCGTTTGAAGAGTTGCTCATAGAGGTTATCCGTATACCAGCGCCTACTTCAGAAAATATGGAGATCGTTTTGCAACAAGTGGAGCAGCTCATTGCAGAAAATGACATTGCCAGTTTTATTTATGAGCCGCTGGTGCAAGGTGCCGCTGCCATGCAAATGAATGATGCTAGTGGGTTGTGCCGTTTGATAAGACGCTTTCGCGAAAGCGGAATTCTTTCCATCGCAGATGAAGTAATGACGGGTTTTGGGAAAACAGGAAGTCATTTTGCAAGTAGCCAAATCCAAAATAGACCTGATATTATTTGCCTTTCCAAAGCCTTGACTGGCGGGATCATGCCTATGGCTATCACCAGTTGCACCCAGGAAGTATACGATGCCTTTCTCCACGATGAAAACAGCCGCGGATTCTTCCATGGGCACACTTATAGTGGAAGCCCGCTAGGTTGTGCGGTAGCAGCAGCAGGTATCGATTTGCTAGTTTCAGAGAATATTCAGGAAGGGATTAAGCATATCAGCTTATCTCATGCAGGGTTTTTAGATCAATTAAAACAACATCCAGCAGTGGGCGATGTAAGACATTGCGGTGTCATCCTAGCGTTTGACCTAGCAGCAGAAATGCAACGGTACGGGAATGAGCGCAACCTGATATTTCAATGGTTTTGGAAAAGGGGTGTTTTCCTGCGACCCCTAGGGAAAACGATCTATCTGGTACCGCCATTTACAACTACAGCTGAGGAATTAAAGTTTCTATACGATACAATTTTAGAGTTTCTGGATTCAAGAGCAGTTTAG
- the bioD gene encoding dethiobiotin synthase, which produces MNSYFITGIGTDVGKTVAAAIVTKALNADYWKPIQSGLTETDRGTLHELLPDFKGTFHPEAYRLKTPMSPHKAAEIDGVEIKLDQIKRPETSKNIVVEGAGGLMVPINKEHTITDLILPTDKIILVSSGYLGSINHTLLSIAYLKSRGLKCAGIIYNHVDLDGTIEIIEQMSGIPTIGHMEKHDQITPRLVADYAVQFQQNLEAL; this is translated from the coding sequence ATGAATAGTTATTTTATTACCGGTATAGGAACAGATGTTGGAAAAACAGTGGCTGCTGCTATTGTTACTAAAGCACTGAACGCAGATTACTGGAAACCCATACAAAGTGGTTTAACAGAAACCGACCGCGGCACCCTTCACGAACTATTGCCCGATTTTAAAGGCACTTTCCATCCAGAAGCTTACCGTCTTAAAACGCCTATGAGCCCACACAAAGCGGCCGAAATTGATGGTGTGGAAATCAAGTTGGATCAAATAAAGCGACCTGAAACTTCTAAAAATATTGTGGTAGAAGGCGCAGGTGGCTTGATGGTTCCCATCAATAAGGAACATACCATCACAGATTTAATTCTTCCAACAGATAAAATTATCCTGGTAAGTTCAGGATATTTAGGTAGCATCAACCACACCTTATTGAGCATTGCTTATTTAAAATCCCGTGGATTGAAATGCGCAGGAATCATCTATAATCATGTAGATCTGGACGGGACCATTGAAATTATTGAGCAAATGAGCGGTATCCCTACCATCGGGCATATGGAGAAGCACGATCAGATTACGCCAAGGTTGGTAGCAGATTATGCGGTGCAATTTCAGCAAAACCTAGAAGCCTTATGA
- a CDS encoding putative signal transducing protein — protein sequence MKKFRTVAIFTYPAEAQVMKGKLESEGISVFLRNEYTIAAEPFASNAMGGIKMDVYLEDFIKANAIVEQSDPDFTQTMTVSIKCPNCGKRSVREQHDVNSAKGVVETLRAALYSIIPFIDHKNYKCMNCTTEFDLNE from the coding sequence ATGAAAAAATTCCGCACGGTAGCTATTTTTACCTATCCGGCAGAGGCTCAGGTGATGAAAGGAAAGCTGGAAAGTGAAGGAATCAGCGTCTTTTTGCGTAATGAATATACTATTGCCGCAGAGCCTTTTGCCAGTAACGCCATGGGCGGGATCAAGATGGATGTATATCTAGAGGATTTTATAAAAGCAAATGCGATTGTAGAGCAAAGTGATCCGGACTTTACCCAGACCATGACGGTGTCCATTAAGTGTCCCAATTGCGGGAAGCGCAGCGTTAGGGAACAACATGATGTAAACAGTGCCAAAGGAGTAGTAGAAACCTTGCGCGCAGCGCTTTATAGTATCATTCCCTTTATAGATCACAAGAACTACAAATGCATGAATTGTACAACGGAATTTGATTTGAATGAATAG
- a CDS encoding aminotransferase class I/II-fold pyridoxal phosphate-dependent enzyme: MIPEKLLLKLAQRHADGSMRDLKTTKGLMDFSSNDYLGFSKKIKPQEIHPSQGATGSRLLTGQTEACQLLEQKIAKFHNVESALIFNSGYDANLGLISSVARRGDLILFDEYIHASIRDAIKLSDAKSLKFRHNDLGHLAILLDKFSKEESQEVYVITESVFSMDGDMPNLMELVKLVEVKSNVHLILDEAHALGTIGNHGEGLAQSLELEDKIFARIVTFGKALGSHGAAVLGDFDLNQFLVNFARSFIYTTALPPHALQCISSGYDLLQQEQKTVQELQELVQKFNRFVIQSGLKLRFRESVTPIQTCIIPENVKVKKAALQLQELGYDIRPILSPTVPAGEERLRICLHSFNTAEDCEKMLAQLALIVKNL; the protein is encoded by the coding sequence ATGATCCCAGAAAAGCTACTCCTAAAACTTGCCCAGCGCCATGCAGATGGTAGCATGCGCGACTTGAAGACAACCAAAGGGCTCATGGACTTTTCGTCCAACGATTATTTGGGCTTTTCTAAGAAAATAAAACCTCAAGAAATCCACCCATCGCAAGGCGCAACAGGTTCGCGATTGTTGACCGGTCAAACAGAAGCTTGCCAATTGCTAGAACAGAAAATTGCCAAATTCCACAACGTGGAATCTGCCTTGATTTTCAATTCGGGTTACGATGCTAATCTGGGCCTCATCAGCAGCGTGGCGCGACGTGGGGATTTAATTCTGTTTGACGAATACATTCACGCCAGCATCAGGGATGCGATTAAATTGAGTGATGCGAAGTCCTTAAAGTTTCGTCACAATGACTTAGGACACCTAGCCATCTTGCTCGATAAATTCTCAAAAGAAGAATCGCAAGAAGTTTACGTCATCACAGAAAGCGTTTTTTCCATGGACGGCGACATGCCTAACCTAATGGAACTTGTGAAGCTGGTCGAAGTAAAAAGCAATGTGCATCTCATCCTGGATGAAGCACACGCATTAGGTACTATAGGAAATCATGGGGAAGGTCTTGCGCAATCTTTGGAACTAGAAGATAAAATATTCGCGCGTATTGTGACTTTTGGTAAGGCACTAGGCAGTCATGGCGCTGCCGTTTTGGGTGACTTTGACCTCAACCAATTCTTAGTCAATTTTGCTCGCAGTTTTATATATACCACGGCATTGCCGCCTCATGCGCTTCAATGCATCTCCAGCGGTTACGATCTGCTTCAGCAGGAGCAAAAAACCGTGCAGGAACTACAAGAATTGGTGCAAAAATTCAATCGTTTTGTAATTCAAAGCGGTTTGAAATTGCGCTTTCGCGAAAGCGTCACTCCCATACAAACCTGCATCATACCAGAAAATGTGAAGGTCAAAAAGGCCGCACTGCAATTACAGGAATTGGGTTACGACATAAGGCCTATCTTGTCACCTACGGTTCCAGCTGGTGAGGAACGCTTACGCATCTGTTTGCATAGTTTCAACACGGCAGAGGACTGCGAAAAAATGCTCGCGCAACTGGCTTTAATCGTTAAGAACCTATGA
- a CDS encoding DUF2975 domain-containing protein has product MDNLAFWIIGFMIVPIIIVKYYQLRKASKETNGSLKQYLSVERNIWTLIPEVLIYIGLWVYLLISFSRLELEGNKYLSLIHIIPLALIAFGVALLIIVNISKFKPNNFKRQLLSEFELEKKVANSKKSLYFLYSAPLFIGFIIGIEYAFPYDDRGFIGFDVSEISVWRLLVISVVWAIVYALMIACAYYLRKMAEHMLRGDLYGNEPLKYLSTSANLLQVMAFVLMIYSFTEGLLIGHTGISYLLKPIFWLSYFLIFLSLMFKYLSHVLQRAAILKEENDLTI; this is encoded by the coding sequence ATGGATAACCTTGCGTTTTGGATTATTGGTTTTATGATTGTTCCCATAATCATTGTTAAATACTATCAGTTGAGGAAAGCTTCAAAGGAAACTAATGGTTCACTCAAGCAGTATTTATCAGTTGAAAGGAATATATGGACTCTTATACCTGAAGTACTTATTTACATAGGCTTATGGGTTTATCTTCTGATTAGCTTTTCTAGATTAGAACTTGAGGGAAATAAGTATTTATCACTTATTCATATTATTCCTCTTGCACTGATTGCTTTTGGAGTTGCACTGTTGATTATCGTCAATATTTCAAAATTCAAACCCAATAACTTCAAGCGTCAACTACTGAGTGAATTTGAGTTAGAAAAGAAAGTAGCTAATTCTAAAAAGTCTCTTTACTTTCTTTATTCTGCGCCTTTATTTATTGGATTTATAATTGGCATCGAATACGCTTTTCCCTATGACGATAGAGGATTTATTGGTTTTGATGTCTCTGAAATTTCTGTGTGGAGACTACTAGTTATTTCGGTTGTATGGGCAATCGTATATGCCTTAATGATAGCTTGTGCATATTATTTGCGCAAAATGGCAGAGCATATGTTGAGAGGGGATCTTTATGGCAATGAGCCCTTAAAATATTTGAGTACATCAGCTAATTTATTACAAGTAATGGCATTTGTGCTGATGATCTATTCATTTACCGAAGGATTATTAATTGGACATACAGGAATAAGCTATTTGCTTAAACCTATTTTCTGGTTAAGCTACTTCCTGATTTTTTTGAGTCTGATGTTCAAATATTTATCTCACGTTTTACAGCGTGCCGCAATATTAAAGGAAGAAAACGATCTAACAATATAA
- a CDS encoding DUF2975 domain-containing protein yields the protein MKTKQILELMKVGSWIIFIGFCIKAGAILFSTVISLYVNPESAQNLYLGLDLSSLLTYSQQSYLFLISFIIAIAVLQAYLFWLLIHTLSKVSVDHPFTEEVAKMISQIAYYALVTGIIAFVADKYESWLSKKGLSISQDWGATELLFMAGVLFIIAFVFKRGVELQQENDLTV from the coding sequence ATGAAAACAAAACAAATTTTAGAATTGATGAAAGTTGGATCATGGATCATTTTCATCGGGTTTTGCATAAAGGCTGGTGCGATTCTATTTTCGACCGTTATAAGTCTCTATGTAAATCCTGAAAGCGCCCAAAATCTATATTTAGGCCTTGATCTTTCGAGCCTATTGACCTACTCGCAACAGTCTTATCTATTTCTTATCTCGTTTATTATCGCGATTGCAGTACTACAAGCCTATCTTTTCTGGTTGTTGATACACACGCTTTCTAAGGTAAGCGTTGACCATCCGTTTACAGAAGAAGTAGCAAAAATGATTTCGCAGATTGCTTATTACGCACTCGTTACGGGCATTATCGCCTTTGTTGCTGATAAGTATGAAAGCTGGCTCTCAAAAAAAGGGTTGTCAATCTCTCAAGATTGGGGCGCAACGGAGCTTCTGTTTATGGCAGGAGTCCTATTTATTATAGCCTTTGTTTTTAAACGTGGAGTGGAGCTACAGCAGGAAAACGACTTAACGGTATAA
- a CDS encoding helix-turn-helix domain-containing protein produces MPIYINLDVVLAQKGMRSNELADIVGITNANLSILKTGKAKAVRFSTLEAICEALDCQPGDLLEYRKE; encoded by the coding sequence ATGCCTATCTACATCAATCTAGACGTAGTTCTTGCCCAGAAAGGCATGCGCAGCAACGAGCTGGCAGATATTGTTGGGATCACAAATGCTAACCTTTCCATACTTAAAACAGGTAAGGCAAAAGCGGTACGGTTCTCAACACTAGAGGCTATTTGTGAAGCTTTGGACTGCCAGCCTGGAGATTTATTGGAATACCGTAAAGAGTAA
- a CDS encoding F0F1 ATP synthase subunit epsilon — MFLEIVTPEETLYSGEVESVSVPGMEGDFQMLDNHAPIVSLLTNGTVKMYGNITLAPAIADKFVKANGTTDFKIKGGVLEMKDNKAIVLAD; from the coding sequence ATGTTTTTAGAAATAGTAACTCCAGAAGAAACGCTCTACAGCGGTGAAGTTGAGTCTGTATCTGTTCCAGGTATGGAAGGGGATTTTCAGATGCTGGATAATCACGCCCCTATTGTTTCTTTGTTAACTAATGGCACGGTAAAAATGTATGGAAACATCACATTAGCACCTGCAATAGCGGACAAATTTGTAAAGGCTAATGGAACTACTGATTTTAAAATCAAAGGTGGTGTTCTAGAAATGAAGGATAACAAAGCTATCGTTCTAGCGGACTAA
- the atpD gene encoding F0F1 ATP synthase subunit beta: protein MSQITGKVSQIIGPVVDVTFDSTQGVLPNIYDSLEIELKGNKLVLEVQSHIGESTVRTISMDSTDGLSRGTAVVATGNPIKMPIGDDVYGRLFNVIGDAIDGLGDLPKTGDKGLSIHRSAPAFEDLSTSTEVLFTGIKVIDLIEPYAKGGKIGLFGGAGVGKTVLIQELINNIAKGHGGLSVFAGVGERTREGNDLLREMLESGIIKYGDAFMHSMEEGGWDLKSVDKEVMKESKATFVFGQMNEPPGARARVALSGLTIAEYFRDGGADGQGKDVLFFVDNIFRFTQAGSEVSALLGRMPSAVGYQPTLATEMGAMQERITSTKKGSITSVQAVYVPADDLTDPAPATTFAHLDATTVLSRKIAELGIYPAVDPLDSTSRILTADILGKEHYDCAQRVKELLQRYKELQDIIAILGMEELSEEDKQAVYRARKVQRFLSQPFHVAEQFTGLKGVLVDIKDTIKGFNMIMDGELDNLPESAFNLKGTIEEVIEAGEKMMVEA, encoded by the coding sequence ATGTCTCAGATTACAGGTAAAGTTTCACAAATCATCGGCCCGGTGGTTGACGTAACATTTGATAGCACGCAAGGCGTACTTCCTAACATTTACGATTCGTTAGAGATTGAATTGAAGGGAAATAAATTAGTTCTTGAGGTGCAGTCGCACATAGGCGAGAGCACAGTGAGAACCATCTCCATGGATTCTACTGATGGATTGAGTAGAGGTACAGCGGTAGTCGCTACGGGAAACCCTATCAAGATGCCTATAGGTGATGATGTTTATGGTCGTCTATTTAATGTAATAGGTGATGCCATCGACGGTTTAGGTGATTTGCCTAAAACAGGCGATAAAGGTCTTTCTATTCATAGATCTGCACCTGCGTTTGAGGACCTTTCTACATCTACTGAAGTTCTTTTTACCGGTATCAAGGTTATTGACTTGATCGAGCCTTATGCAAAAGGGGGTAAGATTGGACTATTTGGTGGTGCGGGAGTAGGTAAAACAGTATTGATTCAAGAATTGATTAATAACATCGCAAAAGGTCACGGTGGACTTTCTGTTTTTGCAGGAGTTGGTGAGCGCACACGTGAAGGGAATGACCTTCTACGTGAGATGTTAGAATCAGGAATTATAAAGTACGGAGATGCATTTATGCACTCTATGGAAGAAGGTGGATGGGACTTGAAATCTGTCGATAAAGAAGTGATGAAAGAGTCTAAAGCGACCTTCGTTTTTGGACAGATGAATGAGCCACCAGGAGCACGTGCTCGTGTAGCGCTTTCTGGTTTGACGATTGCAGAATACTTCCGCGATGGTGGTGCTGATGGTCAAGGGAAAGACGTTCTTTTCTTTGTTGACAACATCTTCCGCTTTACTCAAGCAGGTTCTGAGGTGTCTGCACTTCTAGGACGTATGCCATCTGCGGTAGGTTACCAACCAACATTGGCGACTGAAATGGGTGCGATGCAAGAACGTATCACATCTACTAAAAAAGGATCTATTACATCTGTACAGGCGGTTTACGTACCTGCAGATGACTTGACAGATCCAGCACCAGCAACAACCTTTGCTCACTTGGACGCAACAACTGTATTATCTCGTAAGATTGCAGAACTAGGTATTTACCCAGCGGTAGATCCACTAGATTCTACATCACGTATCCTTACAGCAGACATTCTAGGTAAAGAGCACTACGACTGTGCACAACGAGTAAAAGAGTTGTTACAGCGTTACAAAGAACTTCAAGATATTATCGCGATTCTAGGAATGGAAGAGCTTTCTGAAGAAGATAAGCAAGCGGTTTACCGTGCTCGTAAAGTACAACGATTCTTATCTCAGCCGTTCCACGTAGCAGAGCAGTTTACAGGTCTTAAAGGAGTTCTTGTAGATATCAAAGACACTATCAAAGGATTCAACATGATCATGGATGGTGAGCTAGATAACCTTCCAGAAAGTGCCTTCAACTTGAAAGGAACCATCGAGGAAGTAATCGAGGCTGGTGAGAAAATGATGGTAGAAGCTTAA
- the glmS gene encoding glutamine--fructose-6-phosphate transaminase (isomerizing), translating to MCGIVGYIGKRDAYPIVLNGLKRLEYRGYDSAGIALYDGENLNVSKTKGKVSDLQSKMEKDNLITGNIGIGHTRWATHGVPNDVNSHPHYSNNGNLVIIHNGIIENYEPLKKELKNRGYTFKSDTDTEVLVNLIEDVQNQQGVKLGKAVQIALNQTIGAYAIAVFDKTKPDEIIVARLGSPLAIGVGEDEFFIASDASPFLEFTKNAIYLEDGEMAIVRTHKEIKVRKIHDDSLVDPYVQELQMNLEEIEKGGYDHFMLKEIYEQPQAIRDTFRGRMLPDQGIIKMAGIDDHIDKFVNAKRILIVACGTSWHAGLVAEYIFEELARVPVEVEYASEFRYRNPVIDKDDVLIAISQSGETADTMAAIKLAKENGAFVFGVCNVVGSSIAREAHAGAYTHAGPEIGVASTKAFTTQITVLTLIALKLAKKKGKLSTSEFHKYLVELESIPNKVKKALESNDLIEQIAHVYKDAKNCLYLGRGFNFPVALEGALKLKEISYIHAEGYPAAEMKHGPIALIDSEMPVVVIATKKGHYEKVVSNIQEIKSREGKIIGIVTEGDLDVRELADHVIEVPDTLECLTPLLTTIPLQLLSYHIAIALDRNVDQPRNLAKSVTVE from the coding sequence ATGTGTGGAATTGTAGGTTACATTGGTAAACGTGATGCCTATCCTATCGTCCTTAATGGATTAAAAAGATTGGAATATCGTGGATATGACAGTGCCGGGATTGCTCTATATGATGGTGAAAACCTGAATGTCAGCAAGACAAAAGGAAAGGTTTCTGATCTCCAGTCTAAAATGGAAAAAGATAATCTTATCACTGGTAACATAGGAATAGGACATACTCGTTGGGCAACTCATGGTGTCCCAAATGATGTTAACTCTCACCCCCATTATTCTAACAATGGTAATCTAGTTATTATCCATAATGGAATCATTGAAAACTATGAACCCCTCAAAAAAGAATTAAAAAACCGAGGGTATACGTTCAAATCAGATACAGATACTGAGGTTCTGGTAAACTTGATAGAAGATGTACAAAACCAACAGGGTGTTAAGCTAGGTAAAGCAGTTCAGATCGCACTGAATCAGACTATCGGCGCCTATGCTATAGCAGTATTTGACAAGACTAAGCCAGATGAAATAATTGTTGCAAGACTAGGATCGCCTTTAGCTATTGGCGTTGGAGAAGATGAATTTTTCATCGCTTCAGATGCGAGTCCTTTTTTAGAGTTTACGAAGAATGCTATTTATCTGGAAGATGGTGAAATGGCCATAGTACGTACTCATAAAGAAATTAAAGTAAGAAAAATTCATGATGACTCCTTAGTAGATCCTTACGTTCAGGAACTCCAAATGAATCTAGAAGAAATTGAGAAAGGTGGTTACGATCACTTTATGTTGAAGGAAATTTACGAGCAGCCTCAGGCTATTAGAGATACCTTTAGAGGTCGCATGTTACCTGATCAGGGGATCATTAAAATGGCTGGTATAGACGACCATATTGATAAGTTTGTCAACGCCAAACGCATCTTAATTGTGGCCTGTGGCACAAGTTGGCATGCTGGTCTGGTAGCCGAATATATTTTTGAAGAACTTGCTAGAGTGCCCGTTGAGGTAGAATACGCCTCAGAATTTAGATACCGTAATCCGGTAATCGATAAAGACGATGTATTGATAGCTATTTCGCAAAGTGGAGAAACGGCAGATACCATGGCGGCGATCAAGCTCGCTAAAGAAAACGGTGCATTTGTTTTCGGTGTTTGTAATGTGGTAGGAAGTTCGATTGCTCGTGAAGCCCATGCAGGAGCTTACACCCATGCAGGCCCTGAAATAGGTGTGGCTTCAACTAAAGCTTTTACAACTCAAATCACAGTGTTAACCTTGATTGCGTTAAAGTTAGCTAAGAAAAAAGGCAAGCTGTCTACTAGCGAATTCCATAAATATTTAGTGGAACTTGAGAGCATTCCAAACAAAGTGAAAAAGGCATTAGAATCTAACGACCTTATCGAGCAAATAGCTCATGTTTATAAAGATGCCAAAAACTGTTTATATCTAGGTCGCGGATTCAATTTCCCGGTTGCCCTAGAAGGGGCATTGAAGTTAAAAGAGATCAGTTACATTCATGCAGAGGGTTACCCAGCTGCCGAAATGAAACATGGACCTATAGCACTTATTGATTCTGAAATGCCAGTGGTGGTTATTGCCACTAAGAAAGGACATTACGAGAAAGTCGTAAGCAATATTCAAGAAATCAAATCCCGCGAGGGCAAAATTATAGGTATCGTTACTGAGGGTGATCTGGATGTTAGAGAACTAGCGGATCATGTGATTGAGGTTCCAGACACGTTGGAATGTTTGACTCCTTTATTGACAACCATTCCATTGCAGCTGTTGTCCTATCATATTGCCATAGCGCTCGACCGTAACGTCGACCAGCCACGCAACTTGGCTAAGTCGGTTACTGTAGAATAA